The proteins below come from a single Falco rusticolus isolate bFalRus1 chromosome 18, bFalRus1.pri, whole genome shotgun sequence genomic window:
- the LOC119158974 gene encoding feather keratin Cos1-2-like: MSCCNPCQSCQPCGPTPLASSCNEPCCRQCQDSVVVIQPSAVVVTLPGPILSSFPQNTAVGSSTSAAVGSILSCEGVPINSGGFDLSCITSRYCGSRCRPC; encoded by the coding sequence ATGTCCTGCTGCAACCCGTGCCAGtcctgccagccctgcggcCCGACCCCGCTGGCCAGCAGCTGCAACGAGCCCTGttgcaggcagtgccaggactcCGTCGTCGTCATCCAGCCCTCCGCCGTGGTGGtgaccctgcccggccccatcctcagctccttcccgcagAACACCGCCGTGGGCTCCTCCACCTCCGCTGCCgttggcagcatcctcagctgtGAGGGAGTGCCCATCAACTCCGGGGGCTTTGACCTCTCCTGCATCACCAGCCGCTACTGCGGCAGCAGGTGTCGCCCCTGCTAA
- the LOC119158973 gene encoding feather keratin Cos1-2-like, translating into MPCHYRGCFRSLAACRKIAAYAAAALALRQRGASIKASPTDGSLSRFRHLLLLGNQVHLQPQAMSCCNPCQSCQPCGPTPLASSCNEPCCRQCQDSVVVIQPSAVVVTLPGPILSSFPQNTAVGSSTSAAVGSILSCEGVPINSGGFDLSCITSRYCGSRCRPC; encoded by the exons ATGCCATGTCATTACCGGGGATGTTTCCGTTCATTAGCAGCATGCCGGAAAATTGCTGCTTATGCAGCGGCTGCCTTGGCCCTGAGGCAGCGTGGGGCCAGTATAAAAGCCAGCCCAACTGATGGCTCTCTCAGCCGCTTCCGTCACCTCCTTCTCCTTGGGAACCAG gtgcacctccagccccaagcCATGTCCTGCTGCAACCCGTGCCAGtcctgccagccctgcggcCCGACCCCGCTGGCCAGCAGCTGCAACGAGCCCTGttgcaggcagtgccaggactcCGTCGTCGTCATCCAGCCCTCCGCCGTGGTGGtgaccctgcccggccccatcctcagctccttcccgcagAACACCGCCGTGGGCTCCTCCACCTCCGCTGCCgttggcagcatcctcagctgtGAGGGAGTGCCCATCAACTCCGGGGGCTTTGACCTCTCCTGCATCACCAGCCGCTACTGCGGCAGCAGGTGTCGCCCCTGCTAA
- the LOC119158976 gene encoding feather keratin Cos1-2-like: MSCCNPCQPCQPCGPTPLASSCNEPCVRQCQSSNIVIQPSAVVVTLPGPILSSFPQNTAVGSSTSAAVGSILSSEGVPINSGGFDLSCITSRYRGSRCRPC; this comes from the coding sequence ATGTCCTGCTGCAACccgtgccagccctgccagccctgcggcCCGACCCCGCTGGCCAGCAGCTGCAACGAGCCCTGTGTCAGGCAGTGCCAGAGCTCCAACATCGTCATCCAGCCCTCCGCCGTGGTGGtgaccctgcccggccccatcctcagctccttcccgcagAACACCGCCGTGGGCTCCTCCACCTCCGCTGCCgttggcagcatcctcagctctgaGGGCGTGCCCATCAACTCCGGGGGCTTTGACCTCTCCTGCATCACCAGCCGCTACCGCGGCAGCAGGTGTCGCCCCTGCTAA